The Mixophyes fleayi isolate aMixFle1 chromosome 9, aMixFle1.hap1, whole genome shotgun sequence DNA window AATGTGGAAATGGAATGAAGTATGATGGGTTTTAGAActgattacatttatttttgttgtgtGCTTCAGTTATGTtcattaaaaaagacaaaaaaaaacaaccatgtaCAATTATGTTCAATGTCAACAATTCTCCCCGTAGGCAAGAGAGTATGGTTTacataaaatgttaaattatgggttaaaaaaaaaaagccatgtaTCAGCTCCATTAATCAGACAGTTAACAGAAACATGACTTGTGCCACGTTCACATTTACAGATTAGTTGATAGCGGTTTTACATGCAAACTATATTTACGGTAGGGTGGTGGTGGTAGACTGCACCAGGCGAGGATACACGTATACTATTTTTGCGTGTATATTACATAAAAAGTTTCCTTACCAACGCCCAAGTGGGCGTTTCCATAGaccattatatttttaatgtgcgttCAATTTTAAAGACCGCTAAATCAATTATTAAAACTGGCGCAAGGAGAAATCTTGTCAGCAAGCCTACGTGTGTACAGCATTATCCTACATTTCCAAAAAGTTTTCTACAGGCAACTGTAGAAAAAGCGGTACTGCCCTTAGCAACCCAATCAGAGATCTgctttctaaactgcactaggaGAATGAgagatggaatctgattggttgttctgtGCGGCACTTACTACAAAGTTAGACGTAACGTCAGGAACTGTAAACATTAGAACGTTTTTTTCTTCAGTATTACACAAATTCTATACTTTACATGGATATCATACTAAAACATTTGTAAGTAAGTTTGGCATCATTGGATATAATGTTACATTGGCTTAATATTGTGGGTGTGCACAAAGTCATGGCACTAGTCCCTAGTCTCATTAATAATTatacagctcacaaaatggctgcctacataATTTGCAAGCCACGGCACCCCTTTAATTATTAAAGTCAAATAATGCATAAAactacagcgctgcgtaattagtggcgctatataaataaatgaagaccaCGTGCgactagacatttttttttttttgttattgaagAGCTTCAGAGATTCTcctaaaaaacaccttttattcCTAAGAAACAAATGAAATATTCCTGGACACAGCCTAAAATGGAGACGTAAATGCAGAATAATCTGCAAGCCGCTTGCACGACGACGAGAAAAACAAAAGCATAAAACGGTAAACAAGTTAAAACTTGAGTGTCTGCAGCTGATAAGAAAAGGTTAAAGCCTTTGCCAACCAACCAGAGGGGAGTCTCCAGGAAAGGGCTGCATGATACGGCTTCCTGAGGAGAGTGTGGCTGTGCTACGGTACTGCTGTTGCTAGGCGTACATCCGGCCTGCACACTGACTGTACTTCCTCTGCACCAGAGCAACTACACAACAACAGATGTGCCAGGTTATCCTGCAAAGGACTCCTGGACCCCAGTATGTAACAGGACACAGGGTCTGTGCACAGTAAGAGCAGGTAACACTGCCCCTCGCCATCAATATCTACAGCTGTAACTCTACGTACAGCTGTAAGACACTGATATAAAGCAGAGAACCAGCAATAACATCATTTTTGTAGGACAAATGGTCTTACAGTAATGTTTTTCCAGGTGCATTAATAGTTCTGGATGCAACCAGAACTTTGTTCTTTCGATGCATTTTTAGCACATGAAAACTGGATTAAATGCAAATGACAAATCCTGTTTTGGGAGCTGCTGGCCCAGTACGGAGAGGTTTTGGGAGCTGCTGGCCCAGTACGGAGAGGTTTTGGGAGCTGCTGGCCCAGCACGGAGaggagagggctggcagactGAACATATTTAAACAACTAGGATTCCATGGGCAGTGTATGCAGAAAGACGGGATTGGCTGCTGCTCCTGACCAATCAGGGGCCGTATACAAGACACACCTACGCTGTGGGTAAATATGGATGGCTGGTGGTGATCTTAAGATCTGGCACAGCCGAAGTGGGAGGTAATTACAGGAGACGGAAAAGAGCCACCTAATGGTTACATGGCCTTGGGCTAAGAAAATGAACATTCTTTTCGAaaggtgcatttttttgtttttccgtGCAAGCAAAGCATTCACGTCACGCTgtgaaagacaaaaataaaacgtATGATTTATATGCATCCTGATTGCCGTACAGTGCTGACAACTTGATTTGTGTCTGACAACATTTATAATTGTAAGTGGAATCCAAAGTCCAACAATAAAAATCCAATAATAGATGGACAGGTATCTTGGCCACAATTACTGCATCATACTGAGGTTGTAATTTAGTTACAACGCTGAAACTAGCACGCACACAACAGGTTATTTACATGGGCAATTTGCAAGGGCGTGACACCGGTCTGACAACCCAACATCATTTTACACCCAGTACAACACCCGGCTTGGAGAGATAGAATAATTATTCTTTCTCCAACGTCAAAAGTAAAAAGAGGAATGTATACTATGTGCTGGTTATAGGACTTGAGATTCCATGAATGTACTAGCAAGTCTTCTTGCAAAGCTCACCAGACAGTAGAGGTGCCATTATTTGTGCTCTATTCCCCACCATCCCTATAACACTTCCCCACCCTCTTACAGAGGTGTGATAACCCTTAATATATCAGGGTGAGTGACAGAGAGGCAAAAGATGTGCGTATCATCATTGTGAGCATGGGGAAGGTGGACCAGTAGGAAGAGAGATGGTAAAATTAAGCAGATAAAATGTTGAAGGCTGCAGTCCTCTAATTAGTTACGACAGAAGCTGCGCGCTCGCTTCTATACAAAATGAAGAAAATCTGCGGCACGCAAGGCGTTTATTGTAGGTCTTAAGAAATAAGCGTCTTGCTCCTGCAACAGTGGGCTAGTAAGATTTGTAAGCAAAAGAATTACAATCATTTTTCCTCTACTCAAATATAGGAAGGGATGCGAGTTTGCACCTTGTTAGATCACGCGTTTCCTAATCACAAATGTTGTGCAATTTTCTAGAGGTACCGAAGAGAGGTAGAGGGACCATTACCAACGACCGGCCTCACCCAGTTAGAAAGTGGATcggtttaaatgaaaaaaaaaaaaaaaaaaaaattaagaaaaagccAACACGTATGACATGTTTAACGGGCTACATTTCACAATTCAATCTTGtaacaaaatacacattttggaTACACAAGGTCACCCACGACACCCTCATTCGATCTCCTAGATAGCGGAACGTTTCTCTTGCCAATCTTTTCCTGACGGAAGGATAAAAGGAAATTAAACACCGTTAAGGAACACTTAACGGGAGGAAAAGACAAAGTGGCTGAACCAGCTTTTTCTTGGCAAATAATAAACCAACACCAACAACTAAATAGGTTTACCAGAAACCTACAATATTTATCTGGTTTACATCTCCGTGTAGTACAATCATACGGTCACCCAGTAAGTCATTGGTTTACAACTTTTTCTTGAAAGTCTCTAAGTACTAAGAAATTcatttggacctttttttttttggtttcagGGCAGTAGACAACCTCAGACAGTCGCTGATTTTATGCCAACGAATGCAAAACGTTGTAAGcgtcaatgtaaaaaaaacaaataactctctGAACGTACAGAGATGTCCTAGATATGTCCTTCAAGACCAAGTCGAGAAGGTATAAGGCTGTGTTCATCAGTAATAAATACTGTATGGTCTAGTATTGGAATGGCCAACCTCGATCTCCTTCTTGTAACAGTTGGTCAATAGATTGGCTTTCTTGGTCAGCTTGGTCAGGACAGACAGAAGTCCTCTTAAGTGATGCTGAAATTGGTCCACCAGATCTCCGGTCTCCTCTTCTTTGTCAGGACAGTGCTCTACTTTAGTTTCGTGTTCCTGGTGGATTCCCCACTTCATGTCATGTCTTAGAGATTTCAGGAGAACATAGGAATCGTACAGGTTATTGTTCTGCTCAAGGACATCTTTAGACATAACGGGATCTCCATGGTCCTCTATGGCTGGAGTTATGTCTTGTAACATGCTGGGAACCATGATCGTCTCATCCATTATCGTGGTGGCGGTGTTAAAGCGCTGAATGGCATCCAGCAGGGACTGGCGCTGAGGACTGTACTCCGACACTTCCATTCTGACGCGTTTTCCCCTTTCCGATCAGTcttctgggaaaaaaaataaaatggattagTCAATCTGTTAGCCCCATTCTATAGtaaaaatataatcaaatatTTGGTGGCATTTTCATCAcatgaaaaataacaaaacaagcaaaaaattAAACTGTATCCTGGTGTATAAACACTATAgttaaaaaaaggtgtttttctaCAAACGAAGAGCAGAATTTTGATTCTTCCGTTCAACAAGAACTTCTACATGTGACATCAAGTTTAGACAACTCTCAGATATTCTGGTTGATAGGACTATGAATATGTTCAACACAACAATGTATGTACTATTATAATACACCACATGGACACAAAACATTGCAGAAATTATATACACATCATAAAAACGCAATGCAGGAGAGTTAGACATAAGCTCCATGGAGAGTTGTATCCTGCAGGACTGGATGGGGGACATTTGGGTGGGGCGACCTCTGACTTGTTGTTCAACCTGATCATCAGGCTTTACCAGCCACGTATCATCCCCAAATACTAGCCAGACGTGCCTGGTTACACCGACTGAGAGTAAAGGACGTCCAGCCAGGTATCTGGGGGCGTAGGCGATGTCTGGAGGCTTGGTGGATAGGCATCTATGGTATGCTACACTGAACaaacaacaaatatttaaacCGATTGCCGTTTATAAATGTCACTTTGTATCACTCACTGCCTTTCCTGGTATTCTATAGGCCAGTGCTACCCCAGTCTGCGACAGATtcaagtcacacacacagaaagtgtCAAACAATAGATGTTTTGGAATTCTCAGGACAATCAAGACAAAGCAGAGGCTGTCTCACTGGTTAGACAAGATATAATACTATGATACAGCAGAGTATCGTGTACCCTGATCTAGTGATGGATCACTTCTTGTTATGCCACAGTTATAGCTGCACACAAGAGATTTTAATCTAAAATTTGCACACCCAAAAACATGCAGTGAAGTTACATGAACACTGCAAAACGACCAGACCACTAATTACTAACATATGCACGGAAATCCCAGTGATCTCATGCTTAGCATTATAAATAATCGTTTTGTCGTCAGCCATAGGGTCTCACTGTTTCGCCTGCACGCTTCCTGGATTTTATAGTCAATTAACAGGTTTAAccagggattaaaaaaaaaaaaaaaaaaaggctaactGAATAATAATAGTATCCAGAACATTAATGCAAACAAGAgttatataacaaaatatttcagagaaatgtaaatgttataaaacacaaatgcataatagaaattattttcttaaaaaaacaaaaataaaaaacagtgcaGCTGACTAGCCACAAtaatacaacataaaacaaataagtcAGCCTGTCAACCAGGGGCTTTCTAGAAGTCGTGgtactacatgtcccagcatgcttagACAGCACACACAGGAGAAGGTAGTTTCCAACAGCCTCAAAATGGTGCATTCATAACAATAACGGAACTTGTGTCAGGTCCTGAATGAGTGATCACAGGGGATGCAGAACTTTCCCTGCAGACAAAGCTCTTACACTATAGAGATGCACAAATAGCCATTTATACGTGTCCTAACACAAATAACAGCTTGCATTCACAATCACACACACAGGGATCCCTGGTCTTTGGGGGAAACACATTGCAACAAAGTAACCCACAAAACATCCAGTCTGATGTCAGAGAGATGCAATCAGACCAGTAATTCCTGGTGTgctgtgtgtgctgtgtgtgtgtctcccctcCCCTGATACACAATGCACCCCTCCCTCACAATGGCGCTTGTGTGTATTACCATTAGCTGTGCATCCTCTCTGTGCGGCTCCCCAGCAGCTGCAGAAGCACAAATGCAAAGCCCTTCCTAAGAACTTGGCACCTGTAAGGGGCGCCCCGCCCTCAGTGTCTGCAGAGAGCTGCTGACTGGTCTATTTATGGAGAGAGTCACCCAGCTCTATCTCTTCTTGGCTGCTGTCCTCCTATTGGGCCTGGCAGGAGAGGGGCCCAGCCCTCATCCTTCTCACTTTAACCCTTCAGTGCCAGGCTGCAGGCTGCTGTTCAGCAGCCAGGTCTCAGTCTATATCCCCTTATGCTGGAAGGGGGAGAGTTAATAGCAGCATTTTGTTATGTTGATATTACACAAGTCTTCACTTCCCAGTTACAGGATCACTTCTCTTAGGGCTAAATTTACAGCACAGTTTACAATTCTTCACCTAAGAATTGCAGTACAATTGCAACAACATTCTCCAATCTCTCATGCAAATTTCCACCCACAATTTTGGGCAGCATTTACCAGAAGTTGTGCAATtgtttttaattgatttattttggTGTTTTTACTCTTATCAACCAATAAGAAGTTTGCTTTTCTATTTCTAGGCTGTATAGAATAAAGGctggatctgattggctgctctgtGTTACAGTATCTTTGTATCCCAGCACCACCTTTCATAAATTATTCACGATGTTCATCGTTTGCAGCTGGTATGGTGCCACTTGTAATTGAAAATTTGGGCAGTTTTGCACTCTTTTTAGTTTCATTTGAggtttaaaaacatgtttttttttaaaaaaaaattgttacacaAAGTTTGTGTGGAGTGTTTCTACATTGGTCTGAAAATAGAGTGGTTTGTACCTGTTAGGGCATgtgcacaaatactttttttgtttatgtatttgaaGAACTTTAACACAATTTAGATATGTTCATAAAACATCTAAGAGACCAACAAGTTACAGACACAGACAATTAGGACTGCATTGTTTTTCAGACTCTTTAAAAATTTTTATTAATTCTAATAAAAtatcacaatatattttaaagtaatatttttttccagtgaTCTTGAAGAACTATTACAACCATACAAATTTCACTTAGGATGCACAGAGACAAATATTGTATATGACTATAAACATAGGATTATATGAGAAACATAACTTACCCAAGAATAAACTCTGTGCAAACAACCCCCCACCCCAGCTCAACTCCCCTCCCCCTTAAGTAGTACAATTAGAAGTACAGGGGTCTTATTCCGTGGACCCCCGTCTGTGCTCCCATGATCCTCCAGGCTCATACAACtaaaattttgcttaaaaaaagacATCAGATGACTTTCCTATACACAAATTACTAAGCATTGTGTAAAACACACaacacaataaaacatataaGAAACTAAACATGAATTTAGAGGTCACATAGGCATTTTTTGGGGGAACAAATCCAATTTGTTAATTTAGGACTATATATCGGACCATTCAGGGGGTAGGGTGGAAAGAAAGAGGGATAATGGGATTTGGGTGTAAAAGAGGGACTAATCTGGCCTTTCAGGATGGGACTAGGTAACATAGTCCTTGCACTGTGTTGCAGAATTAGCAAACAGGACACAACTGGCCAGATCTGCTCTGACAGGATGATTTCTCCAGCTGGGATACACAATGTACAACAGAAGTAGAAGCACTTCAGGCTTTTCCTGTTTTACGAGCAATCAAAAAAGCTTTGGTGTCCAATCCATCCCCATATTCTGACACTGTGCAGGAGACATGCGGGTTACACAATGTTCTCTCCCAATGGAATCCTCCTCCACCTTCTCCTGTGAAGTTCTGTACACAGCAGATGTGGTATTAACCTGTACGCTGCTGGCAGCAGATTGTGCACTGGCTGGGCCAGGGTTAAACCAGTGCAATAAATAATTATCCAacattttccattaaaaaaataataattgtatttttgtgtttccttttacatcatttctttatattattattttgatatattttcaGCTGGACGTCATGGTAATAGCTTTTAGTTTGATCCATACAGGATTAATCCATGGACACAAATAGGGCTAATCCAGATGTCTGCATGCGTGGGCACaatgcatacctgccaactctcccagaatatccgggaTATTCCCAAAATAGTGGGTGGTCCCTGGGATTTCCGTGGGAGTCTGGCAATCTACCTGAGGATGGGCCGGAGAAGCGGTGGGCGGAGACAACCTGGGGAGAAGAATCAGTAATGACCATCTACGTGCTGGAGAGTGGCTGCCAGTTTCTTGTAGCACATCTCCTCCCCTTTGCAGTCCCCCAGTTAAGGAGGTGGgctacaacaaaatggccaccattatGAAGTAGAAACTTTTGACAAAGGGGACTACATTCTAACCACCCTTTTGTTTACTTAACCCTTCCCAAAATACAGTACAATTAATAttctaaacttaattttattaattaaacgttgagatataacattttttaaaactcaTCTCTCAGAGAGAGCTGGGCTCGGGATCAAAAATTGTCAGGGGGCCCCTAATTCTTAGGGGCGTCCTGCATTTGTGGGCAACATTCACTGTTCATTTCCTGTTCCATGTTACAGAGATTGGCCTTGTTATCTCCAGCAATTAACCCAAAACTTATACCAAACTTGTGGGTCAATTGAAACTATCTCCCACCTTGctcaaatatattatttgttgCTACACTCGGATCACAATCCTCTTTAGGGAAATCAGACCACCACATTAGAGGGCCTGATTTGGAGTGAGCCACAAGCAGAGTCTGCCAATGCAATGGTCTTAGCGTGATAATAATAAATGCTGGGACTTCAAACAGGACGAGGACAGGACAAAGAGCTCTACTTCCTGCCTACTCTGAATTGGGCCTTCCATTCTGGGGACCAGTGGCGTATCTACCACCACTTTATgcaagggcaaacgcaggatttgtagaggggggtttccacaccacgccaccagtgggtgtgaccagcatgcatgggggcattgctataattttagatagtgcttggctgctctccaactcttcctatccctataatatacatgggcaatgctacgtgcactactgttaggtgcacacagctctcccttttcaagcagagctgggtgaagcgggggcagggtccagcctcaattacacagtgccccaggctggatggggggtttccaggcactaggaacccccccccccctcggtttgcctatggtatgAGCCCAGAGGAAACTTCGGCACTGGCAGGTCACCCTCCCAATGCTATCGCTGGGCCCTCCCCCAAATCTAATTATGGAGTTTAGCGTTCCGGCCCTGGTGGGAAACCGCTATGTTACAACGGATGGAGCCCCAAAAAGAGTAATTATCCTTTATTGTGCTTAGTTAACATTTTGATCTCTATACTATTACGAACCGGGACTCTGCTATATTATAGTCACTGGCTGTTCTCTCTATCGCaggattaaatatttacattcctGAGTTCTGTGATTCGTTTGTTTTCAGAGCGTTGCAGTGGCTGCGATCCAAGCTTCACCGCGGAGAGTTATAGTTACAGCAAAGAAGAAGCAATGGACTCTTGTCTGCACCTCTCATATCACTGACTCACACGGAGCCCCGATCCAGCCGGCCCCCctattatatattacacacaatgCAACAGACAGCTGGCAATGCTGGGCACAGGGGTGGCCTATGCTACTTCGTACGTTTATTTAACAAGaaggtgcaggattactatgggtAGGACTATTTCCTGGGGAGATCTGCTGTGTGATCTGTCACAATGGGCCAAGCAAACAACATATGTGTTATATGCAGGGGTTGTGAGCTGCTGATTATACTGTTTGCTAAAGGAagcctgggggtatatttactaaactgcgggtttaaaaaaagtggagatgtggcctatagcaaccaatcagattctagggcctgattcattaaggatctcaactggagaaacttcttatttcagtctcctggacaaaaccatgtagccatgcaaggggtgcaaattagtattctgttttgcacataagttaaatactgactgttttttaatgtagcacacaaatacttgatagcttatttgtacactgaaatttaaagttgatatttgtgtgctacatgaaaaaacagacagtatgtgcaaaacagaatgctaatttgcaccccttgcattgtaacatggttttgtccaggagactgaaataagaagtttctcaagttaagatccttaatgaatcaggccctagaatctgattggttgctataggccacatctccacttttccaaacccgcagtttagtaaatataacccacaGGTCTTTTCTCTGTGCAAAAACAAGAAAAACCCACACAGCatatactgtatttcattgtcCCATGACCCGGGCCGTAGGCACCATTAGCTCTTACTAACGACAGAATGATGCCAGTCTACTTTGGCAATTTAGCACTGTGATGGGCTCTAGAGCAATCAGTGGCATCTCGTGGGCATCATTAGGTGCTCAAAAGACTCCGGCCTGGCCAAGATCGCCCCATCCACAGTCATTACTACCGTGCACATGCAAACGGCATAAAATTAGGATATACCATTGGGTAACAATAATACAAGATCCACTTGTGTTTATTCCAACTGTGAGGTGTTGTAATCATTCAAGagtgtaaatatataaaacaagatcTTATCAGTTATATCAAAAATCAATTTTAAAAGTAAGTCAGGACACTGGATTAGAGGCCGGGCTCCTGGATGTTATTTAGTTATCCGAATTGCACGACCTTCCCAACAGTTAGAGATGAGTGTAATCAGGGAGAAAttttacaaaaatacattttcacagcaGAGCGGCCATTTGGCAGAagtgttaaattattattattattattattatt harbors:
- the LOC142101913 gene encoding mid1-interacting protein 1-B-like, producing MEVSEYSPQRQSLLDAIQRFNTATTIMDETIMVPSMLQDITPAIEDHGDPVMSKDVLEQNNNLYDSYVLLKSLRHDMKWGIHQEHETKVEHCPDKEEETGDLVDQFQHHLRGLLSVLTKLTKKANLLTNCYKKEIEVGHSNTRPYSIYY